A genome region from bacterium includes the following:
- the rpmI gene encoding 50S ribosomal protein L35 produces MPKIKTNRGAAKRFFKVTATGKIKREKANAGHLFTCKTRDRKRNLRSAGFVSCRDRQNIRKLIPYK; encoded by the coding sequence ATGCCTAAGATAAAAACTAACAGAGGAGCCGCAAAAAGATTTTTTAAAGTTACGGCTACTGGCAAAATAAAGCGTGAAAAGGCTAATGCCGGACATCTATTTACCTGTAAAACCAGGGATAGAAAACGCAATTTGCGTAGCGCAGGATTTGTTAGCTGTAGAGATAGACAGAATATCCGCAAACTTATTCCGTATAAATAA
- the rplT gene encoding 50S ribosomal protein L20 — protein MPRAATNVATRRRKNKIRKLTKGYWGARHRWYKLAKEAVIRAGVYAYRDRKARKREFRQLWIIRINAAVREYGLSYSKFINGLKKANAQLDRKMLSDLAVNDKNAFAKLVQLAQKNL, from the coding sequence ATGCCAAGAGCCGCAACGAATGTTGCTACAAGAAGAAGAAAAAACAAAATAAGGAAATTAACCAAAGGTTACTGGGGTGCACGACATCGCTGGTATAAATTAGCTAAAGAAGCCGTTATTCGTGCCGGAGTCTATGCTTATCGAGACCGTAAAGCCCGAAAAAGGGAATTCCGGCAATTATGGATTATTCGGATAAACGCCGCCGTAAGAGAATATGGACTTTCTTACAGTAAATTTATTAATGGGTTAAAAAAGGCAAATGCACAATTAGACCGTAAAATGCTATCAGATTTAGCAGTCAATGATAAAAATGCCTTTGCTAAATTAGTCCAATTAGCTCAAAAAAACCTGTAG